Proteins from a single region of Cytophagaceae bacterium:
- a CDS encoding acyl-CoA desaturase has protein sequence MNKVKFSNISEAQFLPTLRNKVENYFKENHKPKSGGNTIMIKAIILISTFFVAYGLIMLGHFPNYINLILTIVMGLGTAGIGMGVMHDAVHGSFSKKKWVNKLFGSTLYWLGGNVYNWEIQHNSLHHTYTNILHLDEDITGKFMLRLNQADRLRIYHRVQYVYAFLLYSMMTISFLWKDFKEIPFFNSLAKTGIVKPFTTKQLVILFITKILYVIFIFVIPMYFLDITLGQWFAGFMAMHLTAGLILATVFQLAHVVEGADQPIPDSHDHIESAWAVHQLKTTSNFFSNNLLLSWYIGGLDFQIEHHLFPKISHVHYRKISKIVKETAEEFGFVYNSKGSFINALNSHIQMLKKLGKYETI, from the coding sequence ATGAACAAGGTTAAATTTTCGAATATCAGTGAGGCACAGTTTCTGCCGACACTCCGTAATAAAGTTGAGAATTATTTTAAAGAAAATCATAAACCTAAATCGGGTGGAAACACTATTATGATTAAGGCCATTATTCTCATTTCTACTTTCTTTGTCGCTTATGGTCTGATCATGTTGGGCCATTTCCCCAATTACATCAATCTGATTCTTACCATAGTGATGGGCCTGGGCACCGCCGGTATCGGTATGGGTGTTATGCATGACGCCGTACATGGGTCTTTTTCTAAGAAAAAATGGGTTAACAAACTATTTGGCAGCACACTATATTGGCTGGGTGGCAATGTGTACAACTGGGAAATCCAACACAATTCATTGCATCATACTTACACCAATATTCTGCATCTTGATGAGGATATTACAGGCAAATTTATGCTTAGACTCAATCAGGCCGATCGCCTCAGAATTTATCATAGAGTGCAATATGTTTATGCGTTTTTGTTATACAGCATGATGACCATTTCTTTTTTATGGAAAGATTTTAAAGAAATTCCATTTTTTAATTCATTGGCAAAAACCGGAATTGTGAAACCTTTTACAACCAAACAACTCGTTATCCTGTTCATAACCAAGATATTATATGTTATTTTCATATTCGTAATTCCCATGTATTTCCTCGATATCACTTTAGGACAGTGGTTTGCAGGATTTATGGCAATGCACCTGACTGCTGGCTTGATTTTAGCCACTGTTTTTCAGCTTGCACATGTGGTTGAGGGTGCTGACCAACCTATTCCTGACAGTCATGACCATATTGAGTCAGCTTGGGCGGTACATCAATTAAAAACCACTTCCAATTTCTTCAGTAACAACTTATTATTGTCATGGTATATCGGTGGTTTGGATTTTCAGATTGAGCATCATTTATTTCCAAAAATATCTCATGTTCACTACCGTAAAATTTCGAAAATCGTAAAGGAAACAGCAGAAGAGTTTGGTTTTGTTTATAATTCGAAAGGAAGTTTTATAAATGCCCTGAATTCACATATCCAGATGTTAAAAAAATTGGGTAAATATGAAACAATTTGA
- the serA gene encoding phosphoglycerate dehydrogenase yields MNNTTEKKIFVIDFDSTITKVEGLDQLAAIALENSPEGEKTVAEIRKITEKGMSGELSFSEALSQRLSLLKASKSHIDALVTYLHDNISDSFLRNKSFLEEYSENILVVSSGFKEFIIPIIESLGLNPANVYANTFEFDPEGNITGCDQNNVLAQTGGKIKLMESLKLDAHVSVIGDGFTDYEIKKSGFADRFYAFTENVERISVTENADFVIKTLDEFLFYNQLPRGQSYPKSMIKVLLLENVHQAAKEAFKDQGFDVEFIKGALDEDELIEKIKDVSILGIRSKTNVTKKVLESAEKLIAIGAFCIGTNQIDLKTATKKGIAVFNAPYSNTRSVVELAIGEMLLLIRKVFPKSNGMHKGEWDKSAVNSFEVRGKKIGMIGYGHIGTQLSVISEAMGMEVYFYDIVDKMPIGNAKKCRSMKEVFEVADVVSLHIDGRKENTNLIGEKEFSQMKDGVIFLNLARGSVVEISALVKAIKSGKVEGAGVDVFPEEPKTNQDPFVSELQGLSNVILTPHIGGSTEEAQHSIGTYVPERLLQYVNNGSSTGSVNFPEVQLPVLHGSHRLLHIHKNVPGILAKLNNIFAKHDINITGQYLKTAEEVGYVIVDIEKSYSKEMIQEIKALEETIKFRMLF; encoded by the coding sequence GTGAACAATACAACCGAAAAAAAAATCTTCGTAATCGATTTTGACAGCACAATCACTAAAGTTGAAGGTCTTGACCAATTAGCTGCCATAGCCCTTGAAAACAGCCCTGAAGGAGAAAAAACAGTTGCTGAAATCAGGAAAATCACAGAAAAAGGAATGAGTGGTGAGTTGAGTTTTTCTGAGGCACTCAGCCAAAGACTTTCACTGCTAAAAGCCTCAAAAAGCCATATAGACGCACTTGTAACTTATCTCCATGACAATATTTCGGATTCATTTTTAAGAAATAAAAGTTTTCTTGAAGAGTATTCCGAAAACATTTTGGTGGTTTCAAGTGGTTTTAAGGAATTTATTATTCCCATAATCGAATCGCTGGGGCTCAACCCTGCAAACGTTTATGCCAACACTTTCGAATTTGATCCCGAAGGCAATATCACGGGTTGTGACCAGAACAACGTATTGGCTCAAACTGGCGGTAAAATCAAATTAATGGAAAGCCTTAAACTCGATGCCCACGTTTCGGTAATTGGCGATGGCTTTACTGATTATGAAATAAAAAAATCCGGATTTGCAGACCGCTTCTATGCATTCACTGAGAATGTAGAGCGTATTTCGGTGACTGAAAATGCCGATTTTGTAATAAAAACCCTGGACGAATTTTTGTTTTACAATCAACTGCCCAGAGGACAATCCTACCCAAAATCAATGATTAAGGTTTTATTGCTCGAAAATGTACATCAGGCAGCGAAAGAAGCTTTTAAAGATCAGGGATTTGATGTAGAATTTATAAAAGGTGCATTGGATGAAGATGAGCTCATCGAAAAAATAAAAGATGTTTCGATTCTGGGTATCCGATCAAAAACCAACGTAACCAAAAAAGTGCTTGAGAGTGCCGAAAAGCTTATTGCTATCGGGGCATTCTGTATAGGCACCAACCAGATAGACCTCAAAACTGCCACCAAAAAAGGGATTGCAGTTTTCAATGCTCCTTATAGCAATACACGTTCTGTAGTCGAACTGGCAATTGGCGAAATGCTCCTGCTGATCAGAAAAGTGTTTCCAAAAAGTAATGGAATGCATAAAGGAGAATGGGACAAATCGGCTGTTAACAGCTTTGAAGTTAGAGGCAAAAAAATAGGAATGATTGGCTATGGTCATATCGGAACTCAACTTTCAGTAATTTCCGAAGCGATGGGTATGGAAGTGTATTTCTATGATATTGTTGATAAAATGCCCATTGGAAATGCCAAAAAGTGCAGATCGATGAAAGAGGTATTTGAAGTGGCTGATGTGGTAAGTTTGCATATAGATGGCCGGAAAGAAAACACCAATCTGATAGGAGAAAAAGAATTTTCTCAAATGAAAGATGGTGTGATATTCTTAAATCTTGCCCGTGGCTCAGTAGTCGAAATCTCCGCACTGGTCAAGGCCATAAAATCAGGAAAAGTAGAAGGTGCCGGCGTGGATGTATTTCCTGAAGAGCCCAAAACCAATCAGGACCCATTTGTGTCTGAACTTCAGGGACTAAGTAATGTAATACTCACCCCTCATATTGGTGGTAGCACTGAAGAAGCCCAACATAGTATTGGAACTTATGTGCCGGAGAGACTACTTCAATATGTCAACAATGGTAGCTCAACCGGCAGTGTAAACTTCCCTGAAGTACAACTTCCGGTATTACATGGCTCTCACCGCCTACTTCATATTCATAAAAATGTACCTGGTATATTGGCGAAACTTAACAATATTTTTGCCAAACATGATATCAATATCACAGGTCAATACCTTAAAACCGCCGAAGAAGTTGGGTATGTTATCGTAGATATTGAGAAGAGTTATTCCAAAGAAATGATACAGGAAATCAAAGCCTTGGAAGAGACCATTAAGTTCAGGATGCTATTTTGA
- a CDS encoding histidine kinase → MSNTLNIRWFCISMFLLVSGKLYPQVKPSGLMAAPEILNIETSGRDNKFQKSYNLKHHEDRIKVYLKPVEAQGQKVEYYFGIDKKQLFQESKVIWKKVDTPVFKFDVLLPGEYVFFVKYKVENGSQSESRSFDIQIERPWWRTWWFWGASFISLFGMFYGRERFLKFWADEEQRHMRQIVELELRTLQLQMNPHFIFNALNSIQSYVMTHDALTANNYLSKFAHLIRMFLDSSRSKYTSLNEEIRMLTLYIEMECLRFEDKFDFEIVVDSDVNKYLEIPTMILQPFVENAINHGLRYKRVKGLLSLRFYLEGNYLICRMVDNGVGRKNSKEIQSGTQKGYRSQGLKITEERLNTYNKINDTNIIFIIKDNIENPSSPIEDVGTVVKVKFPIN, encoded by the coding sequence TTGAGTAATACATTAAATATCCGATGGTTTTGTATCAGCATGTTTTTGCTGGTAAGTGGAAAGCTATATCCTCAAGTTAAGCCTTCGGGCTTGATGGCAGCTCCTGAAATATTAAATATTGAAACTTCGGGCCGGGATAATAAATTTCAAAAAAGCTATAATCTAAAGCATCACGAAGACAGAATTAAAGTTTATTTAAAACCTGTTGAAGCTCAGGGCCAAAAAGTCGAGTACTATTTTGGGATAGATAAAAAACAGCTTTTTCAGGAATCCAAAGTCATCTGGAAAAAAGTAGATACTCCGGTATTTAAATTTGATGTTTTGTTACCCGGAGAATATGTGTTTTTTGTCAAGTATAAAGTTGAAAACGGATCACAGTCCGAATCCCGCTCTTTCGATATTCAGATTGAAAGACCCTGGTGGCGTACCTGGTGGTTTTGGGGTGCAAGTTTCATATCATTATTTGGGATGTTTTATGGACGTGAACGCTTCCTGAAGTTTTGGGCAGACGAAGAGCAGCGACACATGCGGCAAATCGTCGAATTGGAGCTGCGTACACTGCAACTGCAAATGAACCCCCATTTTATATTCAACGCCCTCAATTCGATTCAGTCTTATGTAATGACCCACGATGCCCTTACTGCAAATAATTACCTTTCAAAATTTGCCCATCTGATCAGGATGTTTCTTGATTCTTCCCGTAGTAAATATACTTCTCTCAATGAAGAAATAAGAATGCTCACTTTATATATCGAGATGGAGTGTTTGCGGTTTGAAGACAAATTTGATTTTGAAATAGTTGTAGATTCTGATGTAAACAAATATCTGGAGATACCCACCATGATATTGCAACCTTTTGTTGAAAACGCCATAAATCATGGCTTGAGGTATAAAAGAGTTAAAGGATTATTGAGTTTGAGATTTTATCTGGAGGGCAATTATCTGATTTGCAGAATGGTTGATAATGGTGTGGGTAGGAAAAATTCAAAGGAAATACAATCGGGGACCCAAAAAGGTTATCGCTCACAAGGATTAAAAATAACAGAAGAAAGATTAAATACTTATAACAAGATAAACGACACCAATATTATTTTCATCATTAAAGATAATATTGAAAATCCTTCATCACCGATAGAAGATGTAGGCACAGTTGTTAAAGTAAAATTTCCTATAAATTGA
- a CDS encoding glutathione peroxidase has protein sequence MKILIVSLGLISVIAFLGRKTLKNILGSKKEVYKASAKDNMKGSLYDFSMVTLDGKTINLDKYKGKKVILLNVASKCGFTPQYADWQKFHEKYGDKVVVLGFPANDFLKQEPGSNEQIAEFCQKNYGVSFQMFEKIEVTGKGKHPLYQWLSQKDLNGWNDKEPSWNFCKYVVNENGQLTHFFASKILPTDPDFIKAVGI, from the coding sequence ATGAAAATTCTGATTGTTTCTTTGGGATTGATTTCAGTAATCGCTTTTTTAGGTAGAAAAACTTTGAAAAACATATTAGGCTCAAAAAAAGAGGTCTATAAGGCATCTGCAAAAGACAATATGAAAGGATCCCTCTATGATTTTTCGATGGTTACTCTTGATGGCAAAACTATAAATCTGGACAAATACAAAGGCAAAAAAGTAATTTTGCTTAATGTAGCATCTAAATGCGGATTCACTCCTCAATACGCCGACTGGCAAAAATTCCATGAGAAATATGGAGATAAAGTTGTGGTTTTGGGTTTTCCTGCCAATGACTTTTTGAAACAAGAACCGGGTTCAAATGAACAAATCGCCGAGTTTTGTCAGAAAAACTATGGGGTTAGTTTTCAGATGTTTGAAAAAATAGAAGTAACCGGAAAAGGAAAGCATCCTCTTTATCAGTGGTTGAGTCAAAAAGACCTTAATGGCTGGAACGATAAAGAGCCAAGCTGGAATTTCTGTAAATATGTAGTAAACGAAAACGGGCAGCTGACTCATTTTTTTGCGTCTAAAATTCTGCCCACTGATCCTGATTTTATCAAAGCAGTAGGTATATAA
- a CDS encoding response regulator transcription factor, producing the protein MKNYVIIDDEPRSVETLHNIVTNFSDFDLKYLGSAHNIEDGFNLIKQNKPDLVFLDIEMPFGSGFDLLEKFEKITFQVIFTTGFDQYAITAIKFSALDYLLKPINITELREAIGRANAKIEEKSGSENLKVLLENLKLSKSTQNKIPLPSLTGLDLVSIDSIVHCQADEDYTHVFLKDGSKKVVTKSIKDFEELLVNYGFFRVHHSYLINRVYIKKYTKGEGGSVLTDFDVEIPVSRRRKAEFLQWLNEL; encoded by the coding sequence ATGAAAAACTATGTAATAATTGATGATGAACCGCGGAGTGTCGAAACGCTTCATAACATTGTTACTAACTTTAGTGACTTCGATTTAAAGTATTTGGGTTCGGCTCATAATATTGAAGATGGTTTTAATCTTATAAAGCAAAATAAACCCGATTTGGTATTTCTTGATATCGAAATGCCATTCGGTTCAGGGTTTGATTTGCTGGAAAAATTTGAAAAAATAACGTTTCAGGTGATATTTACTACCGGATTTGACCAATATGCTATCACTGCCATAAAATTCAGTGCTTTGGATTATTTACTTAAACCTATCAATATCACAGAATTAAGAGAAGCTATTGGTCGGGCCAATGCGAAAATAGAAGAAAAATCTGGCTCCGAAAATCTGAAGGTTTTACTTGAAAATCTGAAATTATCTAAAAGCACTCAAAACAAAATACCTCTTCCTTCACTCACAGGTCTGGATCTGGTTTCGATTGACTCCATCGTTCATTGCCAGGCCGATGAAGACTACACGCATGTGTTTTTGAAAGATGGCTCCAAAAAAGTTGTTACCAAAAGCATCAAAGACTTTGAAGAGCTGCTGGTAAACTATGGTTTTTTCAGGGTGCATCATTCTTATTTGATAAACAGGGTTTATATCAAAAAATACACCAAAGGTGAAGGAGGGAGTGTTTTGACCGATTTTGATGTAGAAATCCCGGTTTCCCGCCGACGCAAAGCTGAATTTCTTCAGTGGCTCAATGAGCTTTAA
- a CDS encoding DUF2853 family protein — translation MSKFNECMADYLAQNAEYGMGLSEELLTGVAKGLGPSIYNADSSKVSGSDDTEKETVKQNFLIKKLGLADGPELMAAIDEVLTKLGTSNRSKYRAVVYAALAAKFGKEAQFL, via the coding sequence ATGAGTAAATTTAATGAATGCATGGCTGACTATTTGGCACAGAATGCTGAGTATGGAATGGGACTTTCAGAAGAACTGTTGACTGGTGTTGCCAAGGGCTTGGGTCCTTCAATCTACAATGCCGATTCTTCAAAAGTTTCAGGATCAGATGACACAGAAAAAGAAACGGTAAAACAAAATTTCCTGATAAAGAAACTAGGTCTCGCCGATGGTCCTGAATTAATGGCAGCAATTGATGAAGTTTTGACAAAATTGGGTACAAGCAACCGTAGCAAATACCGTGCTGTGGTTTATGCAGCTTTGGCCGCTAAATTTGGAAAAGAAGCTCAGTTTCTTTAA
- a CDS encoding tetratricopeptide repeat protein, which yields MKKLYLLVFVLLGYTLNINAQQTANEHFEAGVAKSKANDFIGALSSFSIAISMNPDNPQSYFNRGLAKQALKDNRGAILDFDKAIDLSPRDAMAYLYRGLSKSYQDDNRAALQDFNRAIEVAPDDAYAYLQRGTIRAKLNDLNKAIQDFTKVIELNPGDKEKYQAFYSRGLCKSKLDDFNGSIADYSKSIDINPKRAKTFAERGKNRIKVNDFADAIVDFDESLKLDSQDPEAYYFRAFAKSKIEDYNGAKFDYDKCLALDAGYMAAYYGRGFALSKLNNQKAAISDLNKVLDQKEDTKMAKESYSASFTKATLDNLRNSVDEKIKIVDYTNEKSEVFYTRGVANYKAGNMKDAVIDLNKSIEVNPTYAEAHFIRGMVRSNLGLQKEALLDINNAIKINPKYSAAYYVSGLIKNAIGDNNGGCFDLSKSGELGYAPAYNVIKDYCN from the coding sequence ATGAAAAAACTTTATCTGTTAGTATTTGTACTACTAGGTTATACTTTGAATATCAATGCTCAACAGACTGCAAATGAGCACTTTGAAGCTGGAGTTGCTAAAAGCAAAGCCAATGATTTTATCGGAGCACTTTCTTCTTTTAGCATTGCCATTTCGATGAACCCCGACAATCCCCAGAGTTATTTTAACCGTGGGCTTGCTAAACAGGCACTTAAAGACAACAGGGGAGCAATACTTGATTTTGACAAGGCAATTGACCTAAGCCCGAGAGATGCTATGGCTTATTTGTATCGTGGACTAAGCAAAAGCTACCAGGACGATAACCGTGCCGCACTTCAAGACTTTAACAGAGCTATAGAAGTTGCACCCGACGATGCTTATGCCTACTTACAAAGAGGTACAATCAGAGCCAAATTAAACGATCTCAATAAGGCGATTCAAGATTTTACAAAAGTGATTGAGTTAAATCCCGGTGATAAAGAAAAATATCAGGCATTTTATTCCCGTGGTCTTTGTAAATCAAAACTTGATGATTTCAACGGCAGTATCGCAGACTATTCAAAATCTATCGACATTAACCCAAAAAGAGCCAAAACATTTGCTGAAAGAGGGAAAAACCGGATCAAAGTAAATGACTTCGCCGATGCTATCGTTGACTTTGATGAATCATTAAAACTTGACTCTCAAGACCCTGAAGCCTATTATTTCAGAGCATTTGCCAAAAGTAAAATCGAAGACTACAACGGTGCCAAATTTGATTATGATAAATGTCTTGCCCTGGATGCCGGCTATATGGCCGCTTATTATGGAAGAGGTTTTGCATTGAGTAAACTTAACAACCAAAAGGCGGCAATTTCAGATTTGAATAAAGTTTTAGACCAAAAAGAAGACACCAAAATGGCGAAAGAGAGCTATTCGGCATCTTTTACCAAAGCTACACTTGACAATCTTAGAAACAGTGTGGATGAAAAAATCAAAATTGTTGATTATACCAACGAGAAATCAGAGGTTTTCTATACCAGGGGTGTGGCCAATTACAAAGCCGGAAATATGAAAGATGCCGTTATTGACCTAAATAAGTCTATCGAGGTTAATCCTACCTATGCAGAGGCACACTTTATCAGGGGAATGGTAAGGTCAAATCTGGGTCTTCAAAAAGAAGCTCTGCTTGACATCAATAATGCAATTAAAATCAATCCAAAATATTCAGCGGCGTATTATGTGAGTGGTCTAATCAAAAATGCAATTGGTGACAATAATGGTGGTTGTTTTGATTTGAGTAAATCAGGCGAACTGGGTTATGCACCTGCTTACAATGTCATAAAAGATTATTGTAATTGA
- a CDS encoding type I restriction enzyme HsdR N-terminal domain-containing protein, whose protein sequence is MKQIKNNGRKYKEIDGKVAIFDYLRKKYVILTPEEEVRQGIVDFLIYEKNYPKSLIKLESGLSYNTLNKRSDILVFDNQAAAFLLVECKAREVKIDQKVIEQATRYNLTLKAKYICITNGVSTFCFEKTEYGYLQLNAFPDFKAH, encoded by the coding sequence ATGAAGCAAATAAAAAATAATGGTCGCAAATATAAGGAGATTGATGGTAAGGTGGCCATTTTTGATTATTTAAGAAAAAAATATGTGATTTTAACACCGGAAGAGGAAGTGAGGCAGGGAATTGTGGACTTTTTGATTTATGAAAAAAACTACCCAAAATCATTGATAAAACTCGAGTCAGGGCTGAGTTATAATACCTTAAACAAAAGATCTGACATTTTAGTATTTGATAATCAGGCAGCTGCTTTTTTATTGGTAGAATGTAAAGCACGTGAGGTAAAGATCGACCAGAAAGTGATTGAGCAAGCAACAAGATACAATTTAACTTTAAAGGCAAAATATATCTGTATCACCAATGGCGTGAGTACTTTCTGCTTTGAAAAAACAGAATATGGCTATTTGCAATTAAATGCTTTTCCGGATTTTAAAGCTCATTGA
- a CDS encoding AMP nucleosidase, with the protein MQTKDEIVKNWLPRYTGTPLEEFKPYILLTNFSNYVKIFAEKYGVEVKGTGSAMQTASAGNITIINFGMGSAMAATIMDLLTAIQPNAVLFLGKCGGLKKITELGDFILPIAAIRGDGTSDDYARPEIPALPSFRLQRSVSAMIVKNEMDYWTGTVYTTNRRVWEHDEKFKDYLREIRALAIDMETATIFTVGFVNSIPHGALLLVSDNPMEPDGVKTEASDKKVTANFVEKHIQIGIDALNELANSGESVKHLRWEDQK; encoded by the coding sequence ATGCAAACTAAAGATGAAATAGTAAAGAATTGGTTACCTCGCTACACAGGTACACCCTTAGAAGAATTCAAACCATACATCCTTTTAACTAACTTCTCAAATTACGTAAAAATATTTGCTGAAAAATATGGCGTGGAAGTAAAAGGTACCGGAAGTGCTATGCAAACCGCCTCAGCAGGCAATATTACCATAATAAATTTTGGAATGGGAAGTGCCATGGCAGCCACAATAATGGACCTGCTCACTGCGATTCAACCCAATGCCGTGTTGTTTCTAGGTAAATGTGGAGGATTGAAAAAAATTACTGAGTTGGGAGATTTTATACTTCCTATTGCCGCCATCAGAGGAGACGGAACCAGTGATGACTACGCCCGTCCCGAAATCCCCGCCTTGCCTTCTTTCCGACTTCAACGTTCGGTTTCTGCCATGATTGTAAAAAATGAAATGGATTACTGGACAGGCACTGTTTATACAACCAACAGGAGGGTTTGGGAACATGACGAAAAATTTAAAGATTATTTGAGAGAGATAAGAGCACTGGCCATTGACATGGAAACCGCAACCATTTTCACGGTTGGATTTGTCAACTCCATTCCTCACGGAGCCCTATTGTTGGTGTCTGATAATCCAATGGAACCAGATGGAGTAAAAACTGAAGCCAGCGATAAAAAAGTAACTGCCAATTTTGTTGAGAAACATATTCAGATTGGCATTGATGCACTCAATGAACTAGCCAATTCGGGTGAATCAGTTAAACACCTGAGATGGGAAGATCAGAAATAA
- a CDS encoding tryptophan-rich sensory protein, giving the protein MPSSFVLRLIIFLIINFGALGLGGLFTNSGVTSDWYQNLNKAPWTPPGWVFGAAWTTIMVCFSIFMSYATKNISLNSGFLLVFGIQVVLNILWNPLFFYFKLTGISLAVIVLLLLVVIYIFYLKLPELRIKSLLITPYIIWLIIATSLNAFVVIKN; this is encoded by the coding sequence ATGCCTAGTTCATTTGTTTTAAGACTTATAATTTTCCTGATCATAAATTTTGGTGCTTTAGGTTTAGGTGGGCTATTTACCAATTCTGGTGTTACATCAGATTGGTATCAAAACCTGAATAAGGCCCCCTGGACGCCCCCGGGTTGGGTTTTCGGAGCAGCCTGGACCACCATTATGGTCTGTTTTTCGATTTTTATGAGTTATGCGACAAAAAACATCTCACTGAATTCTGGATTTTTGCTGGTTTTTGGTATTCAAGTGGTGCTGAATATTCTCTGGAACCCTTTGTTTTTTTATTTTAAATTGACGGGTATTTCATTGGCAGTAATAGTTTTGTTGCTTCTTGTTGTGATTTACATCTTTTATTTAAAACTTCCTGAGCTCCGGATAAAATCCTTACTTATAACACCTTACATCATCTGGCTTATTATTGCCACTTCGCTCAATGCTTTCGTAGTTATCAAAAATTGA
- a CDS encoding phospho-sugar mutase has translation MLKGLKLDTTTEKNISKWLRGKYDEETKNLINQLVSDGNVTQLTDSFYKNLEFGTGGMRGEIGVGSNRMNKYTVGAATQGLANYLNKCFPDQPIKVAIAYDSRNYSPEFAQIAADILSANGITVYLYKELRPTPQLSFTVRELGCQSGIVITASHNPREYNGYKVYWGDGSQVVSPHDKNIVEEVNAITNVKNIKFRGVKKRIKMIGEVLDKKYLKAVKSIAVAPRIIKKQKDLKIVFSSIHGTGITMVPKALAQLGFENVNIVTAQATPDGNFPTVVYPNPEEKEAMTMALNLAKEIDADLVIATDPDADRVGMGVKNPKGEWQLLNGNQAASLIIYYLLKAWKSAGKLTGKEFVCKTIVTTDLIDQMAAKSGVDCYNTLTGFKYIAQVIRELEGQATFIGGGEESYGYLIGDKVRDKDAIASCAMIAELTAFAKHKGLSLFDFLADMYKQFGFYYEGLISVTKKGKTGADEIKQMMADFRTTPPVTLAGSKVIRIDDYKALKRTDVKTGVITDIPSGKLGIESSDVLQFFTEDGTKFTCRPSGTEPKIKFYIGVKTKLKTKEEFNSTLKSLTDKVARIGKELNLN, from the coding sequence ATGTTAAAAGGATTAAAACTAGATACAACCACTGAAAAAAACATTAGTAAATGGTTAAGAGGAAAATATGACGAAGAAACAAAAAATCTGATAAACCAACTGGTTTCTGATGGGAATGTTACTCAACTAACAGATTCTTTTTATAAAAATCTTGAGTTTGGAACCGGAGGAATGAGGGGAGAAATAGGGGTTGGTTCCAACCGAATGAATAAATATACTGTGGGTGCCGCCACGCAGGGATTGGCCAACTATCTCAATAAGTGTTTTCCGGATCAACCTATTAAAGTGGCTATAGCCTATGATAGTCGTAATTATTCACCGGAATTTGCTCAAATCGCCGCAGATATCCTTTCTGCCAATGGTATTACAGTTTATCTTTATAAAGAACTGAGACCAACACCGCAGCTTTCTTTCACTGTAAGGGAACTCGGCTGCCAGTCAGGCATTGTGATTACTGCCTCGCATAATCCCCGTGAGTACAACGGATATAAAGTATATTGGGGAGATGGCTCACAGGTGGTTTCGCCACATGATAAGAATATAGTAGAGGAAGTAAATGCCATTACGAATGTAAAGAATATCAAATTCAGAGGCGTTAAAAAACGTATAAAAATGATAGGGGAGGTTTTGGATAAAAAATATCTAAAAGCTGTAAAAAGTATTGCTGTAGCTCCCAGGATTATCAAAAAACAAAAAGATCTTAAGATTGTTTTCAGTTCAATACACGGCACGGGTATCACTATGGTACCTAAGGCTTTGGCTCAATTGGGTTTTGAAAATGTAAATATTGTAACAGCACAGGCTACTCCTGACGGTAACTTCCCAACGGTAGTTTATCCCAATCCTGAAGAAAAGGAAGCCATGACAATGGCACTTAATCTGGCAAAAGAAATAGATGCCGACCTGGTAATAGCGACCGATCCCGATGCCGACCGTGTGGGAATGGGTGTAAAAAACCCTAAAGGAGAATGGCAGCTGCTTAACGGTAATCAGGCTGCAAGTTTGATTATTTATTATCTGCTGAAAGCCTGGAAATCTGCCGGAAAACTTACCGGTAAGGAATTTGTTTGTAAAACCATCGTGACGACCGATCTGATTGATCAGATGGCCGCCAAATCGGGTGTGGACTGTTACAATACACTTACCGGGTTTAAATATATCGCTCAGGTAATCAGAGAACTCGAAGGCCAGGCTACGTTTATTGGAGGCGGAGAAGAGAGCTACGGTTATTTGATTGGAGATAAAGTAAGAGATAAAGATGCGATTGCAAGCTGTGCCATGATTGCTGAACTCACCGCATTTGCAAAACATAAAGGATTGAGCCTGTTTGACTTCCTTGCCGATATGTACAAGCAGTTTGGTTTCTATTACGAAGGCCTGATTTCGGTTACTAAAAAAGGAAAAACAGGAGCCGATGAAATCAAACAAATGATGGCTGATTTCAGAACCACGCCTCCGGTTACTCTGGCCGGATCTAAAGTAATCAGAATAGATGACTATAAAGCACTCAAGAGAACAGATGTGAAAACAGGGGTAATCACAGATATCCCATCCGGTAAATTAGGGATTGAATCCTCAGATGTATTGCAGTTTTTCACCGAAGATGGTACCAAGTTTACTTGCAGACCGTCTGGAACTGAACCCAAAATCAAATTTTACATAGGCGTAAAAACCAAACTGAAAACCAAAGAAGAATTTAATAGTACACTTAAAAGTTTAACAGACAAAGTTGCCCGGATTGGAAAGGAATTAAATTTGAATTGA